DNA sequence from the Pedobacter schmidteae genome:
ATTGCCTAGGGCAAAAAGGTCTGACCATATTTAAAGGAGATCCAGGCCGGCTAATACTTTTTGAAGGCATGATGGATTACCTCAGTCACCTGACCAGGAATCCGGGAGAAGAAGCAACTGTTATTATATTGAACAGCATTGCAATGATCGGTCAAACTATCAAAGCTGCGGCTGATTTTAAAGAGGTAACCTGCTTTTTTGACAATGACGATGCGGGGAGGAAAGCTACCGCTTCATTTATCACCACCTTTCCGATGGCGCTGGACGGATCCTCCATTTACCAGGGTTATGAAGACTATAATGCCATGCTGATGGCTGATCCTGTGCGGAAAATGCCCTGGGAGGAAGAAGGAATCTTTGGCAAAGTCATGCAGAGCTACCGTCGTTAATAATCGGCTATTAGGCGCCTATCCATTGGCTTACTAAGGGCTGAGCCGATTGGCAGTTGAGAGAAATGGCAAGCCAATTTGCTAATGGTTTGGCTGGCCAATTGTATAGTCAGTTGGCTGTTAAGTGGAATAGTCCTTTAGTTAGCTAATTGTCTATCAGCTGATTTGCCAAGCAACCCATTAGCTAACCTGCCCATTACTTAGCTGGCCCAGTGTTGAACGGATTAGCTGATCGGCGGCGATGAAATCCCGTTGTTTTGTTTTCGGCAAGTTGTGTTTTCGGGTACCCGAAAACTAACTTGCCTTTACCCGCCTCCACCCCCTGTTCGGGGAGAGGCCTGGGTAAAGGAGTGAAAACCCCGCGCAACTTGGGGTTTTCTTGCACACGCCTATGCCCCTCATATTACCTATGGAAAAAACTGAAAAGAAAATAGGTCGGCCTGCTATGGCTACGGGTAAAAGGGAATTTTTGCTCAAGGCAAAGCTGACCGCTGAAGAGAATAAACAGGTAATGAACTTGACTAAACAATTGGGAATATCCCGTTCTGAACTGATCAAATCCAGGCTGCTGGCTGACCATAAGCAGGTACTTGTACACGCCGGTGGACTTTTGGTTTTGCTAGACCAGATCGGCACTGAGCTCGGACGAAGTGGCAACAACATCAACCAGTTGGCGCGCCATGCCAATATCCTCAGCAAACGAGGTATGCTGGATGGGGACATCGTTGCGGACTTTAACGCACTTTTCTCGCTGTATCTGGCGCATCACATGGAAATCCAGAAGTTGATGCGGCAATTGATCTGTTTAATGAAAGGCTGATTTTATGATTGTTAAATTCCTTCGCAAGTCTGAAACCTTTAAAGGGGTCAATTATAATTCGCGCAAGGTGGATAAGGACAAAGGCGAACTTATGCTTGTGTCGGGTTTCGGGGCTTTGCAGGGCATGGACTACTTACGCCCTTCGGATTATATCAATTATCTCGAGGCTGTATCCGCTAAAAGTTCCAGAATACAATTTCCGCAGTTACACGTGGCAATATCCTGCAAAGGAGATTCTCACACCAAACATGAGTTAACTAATATTGCCAAACAATGGATGAAAGGCATGGGATACGGAGAGCACCCCTACATTGTGGTATTCCATAACGATACCGATAATGCGCATGTGCACATTGTTTCAACGCGGATAGACCGATCCGGAAAAAAAGTCAGGGATTCTTATGAGCACCGTAAGGCTTACCAGGTACTGAACAGGATTATGGGGGAGGATACCAGGGAGCAGTTGTCAAATTCCCTGGCTGAAGCATTGGCTTACCGGTTTTCTACAAGGCCTCAATTTGCGATGCTGCTGGAAGCAAAAGGGTATCAGCTCAGTTTGAAAGGTCGCAATTATGAGCTTTATAAGTTTGGTGCATTACAGGGGACAGTTCCACTTGCTACAGTAGAGGCGCGTATGTCGGTATACCAGAGGGATAAGAAGAGAATAACGCAGTTGCGGGCAATCCTGGAAAAATACCGGTTACTGCATTCCGGAGAGGTATTCCCGGTTTCTTTGCCATTGCCAG
Encoded proteins:
- a CDS encoding plasmid mobilization protein — encoded protein: MPLILPMEKTEKKIGRPAMATGKREFLLKAKLTAEENKQVMNLTKQLGISRSELIKSRLLADHKQVLVHAGGLLVLLDQIGTELGRSGNNINQLARHANILSKRGMLDGDIVADFNALFSLYLAHHMEIQKLMRQLICLMKG
- a CDS encoding relaxase/mobilization nuclease domain-containing protein; this translates as MIVKFLRKSETFKGVNYNSRKVDKDKGELMLVSGFGALQGMDYLRPSDYINYLEAVSAKSSRIQFPQLHVAISCKGDSHTKHELTNIAKQWMKGMGYGEHPYIVVFHNDTDNAHVHIVSTRIDRSGKKVRDSYEHRKAYQVLNRIMGEDTREQLSNSLAEALAYRFSTRPQFAMLLEAKGYQLSLKGRNYELYKFGALQGTVPLATVEARMSVYQRDKKRITQLRAILEKYRLLHSGEVFPVSLPLPGGRAGPAYAYSSKLAEVLQKKFGVQILYHGAPGKPPYGFSVLDHSEKMVLKGKELMDIRELLIPKVDLEIQNYPTDTLDMEALKVSIPDAAPDDYKLVIAGVHTGENYTPERDVTSEKEDFHLSAIKGFSLDIADDVDDEQILGPTRRRKRKARTNTR